One region of Phragmites australis chromosome 18, lpPhrAust1.1, whole genome shotgun sequence genomic DNA includes:
- the LOC133899139 gene encoding auxin-responsive protein SAUR76-like — protein sequence MAKGGLSKLRCMIRRWHSSGRISRVPSPGEEDGAAGDGRAASFHGADEVPKGLHPVYVGKSRRRYLIAEELVGHPLFQTLVDRSGGAGTVVGCEVVLFEHMLWMLENADPQPESLDELVEYYAC from the coding sequence ATGGCAAAGGGCGGACTGAGCAAGCTGCGGTGCATGATCAGGAGGTGGCACTCGTCCGGCCGCATCTCCCGCGTGCCGTCGCCCGGCGAGGaggacggcgccgccggagacggGCGCGCGGCGTCGTTCCACGGCGCGGACGAGGTGCCCAAGGGCCTGCACCCGGTCTACGTCGGCAAGTCGCGCCGCCGGTACCTCATCGCCGAGGAGCTCGTGGGCCACCCGCTGTTCCAGACCCTCGTCGACcgctccggcggcgccggcacCGTCGTCGGCTGCGAGGTCGTCCTCTTCGAGCACATGCTCTGGATGCTGGAGAACGCCGACCCGCAGCCGGAGTCCCTCGACGAGCTCGTCGAGTACTACGCGTGCTGA